Proteins from one Daphnia pulicaria isolate SC F1-1A chromosome 3, SC_F0-13Bv2, whole genome shotgun sequence genomic window:
- the LOC124329164 gene encoding elongation of very long chain fatty acids protein-like, with product MFAAVKDFIDGYNDLMINRRDPRVDGWFLMSSFFPTMIICSCYIYFVKSLGPRLMRDRKPFELRSAIIIYNVIQVLASIYLVYKGLVHAWLFRYSLRCQPVDYSDDPEELIVAQMCWWYYFCKFTEFLDTVFFVLRKKFDQITNLHVIHHSIMPAVCWWGVKFAAGGHGTFFGMLNSFVHIIMYTYYLFSSMGPKYQKYLWWKKHLTSMQMIQFIAVFIHSAQLFFIDCNYPKILAYAMCFNALMFLSLFSNFYIQAYIKRRRLPTVKKEDDAANGKSKVTSHKAEKEKRGVGKMITNIMTNTSNACYIGQNGLYQSADKAKSSGSSSEKKKHM from the exons atcCCAGGGTGGACGGATGGTTCTTAATGAGTTCATTTTTCCCAACCATGATCATCTGCTCTTGCTACATCTATTTCGTCAAATCCTTGGGACCGAGGCTAATGCGCGATCGGAAACCCTTCGAGCTCCGTTCCGCCATCATCATTTATAATGTCATTCAAGTTCTCGCCAGTATTTACTTGGTGTACAAG GGTCTGGTGCACGCCTGGCTGTTCCGCTACAGCCTCCGCTGCCAACCGGTCGACTATTCCGACGACCCCGAAGAGCTGATTGTTGCCCAAATGTGTTGGTGGTATTACTTTTGCAAATTCACCGAGTTTCTGGATACGGTTTTCTTCGTCCTACGGAAAAAGTTTGATCAAATCACCAACCTCCACGTCATTCACCATAGCATCATGCCGGCCGTCTGTTGGTGGGGTGTCAAGTTTGCCGCTGGTGGTCACGGTACATTCTTTGGAATGCTGAACTCGTTCGTTCACATTATCATGTACACCTACTACTTATTCTCCTCAATGGGACCAAAGTATCAGAAATATTTGTGGTGGAAGAAGCATCTGACCTCGATGCAAATGATTCAGTTCATTGCAGTTTTCATACATTCAGCTCAGCTTTTCTTCATCGACTGCAATTACCCCAAGATTCTGGCTTACGCAATGTGTTTCAACGCTCTCATGTTCTTGAGCCTCTTCTCAAACTTTTACATTCAG GCTTACATCAAACGTCGTCGTTTGCCTACGgtaaagaaagaagatgacGCTGCCAATGGAAAGAGCAAAGTGACAAGTCACAaggccgaaaaagaaaaacgcggTGTCGGAAAGATGATCACCAACATTATGACCAACACATCAAACGCCTGTTATATCGGACAGAATGGTCTCTATCAATCAGCTGATAAAGCGAAATCAAGCGGATCATCtagcgaaaagaagaaacacatGTAA